In Littorina saxatilis isolate snail1 linkage group LG8, US_GU_Lsax_2.0, whole genome shotgun sequence, a single genomic region encodes these proteins:
- the LOC138974620 gene encoding protein starmaker-like encodes ILVCSFAAVKRSAQKPDSKDSGTFLSAEKRSAQKPDSKDSGTFLSGEKRSAQKPDSKDSCTFLSGEKRFAQKPDSKDSGTFQSAEKRSAQKPDSKDSGTFLSAEKRSAQKPDSKDSGTFLSAEKRSAQKPDSKDSGTFLSAEKRSAQKPDSKDSGTFLSAEKRSAQKPDSKDSGTFLSAEKRSAQKPDSKDSGTFLSAEKRSAQKPDSKDTGTFLSGEKRSAQKPDSKDSGTFQSAEKRSAQKPDSKDSGTFLSAEKRRDPVVGKRRDPVVGKRRDPVVGKRRDPVVGKRRDPVVGKRRDSVVGKRRYPVVGKRRDPVVGKRRDPVVGKRS; translated from the coding sequence ATACTTGTCTGCTCCTTTGCAGCTGTAAAACGATCTGCCCAAAAACCCGACTCCAAAGACAGCGGCACGTTCCTATCAGCTGAGAAACGTTCTGCCCAAAAACCCGACTCCAAAGACAGCGGCACGTTCCTATCAGGTGAAAAACGTTCTGCCCAAAAACCCGATTCCAAAGACAGCTGCACATTCCTATCAGGTGAAAAACGTTTTGCCCAAAAACCCGATTCCAAAGACAGCGGCACGTTCCAATCAGCTGAAAAACGTTCTGCCCAAAAACCCGACTCCAAAGACAGCGGCACGTTCCTATCAGCTGAAAAACGTTCAGCCCAAAAACCCGACTCCAAAGACAGCGGCACGTTCCTATCAGCTGAAAAACGTTCAGCCCAAAAACCCGACTCCAAAGACAGCGGCACGTTCCTATCAGCTGAAAAACGTTCTGCCCAAAAACCCGACTCCAAAGACAGCGGCACGTTCCTATCAGCTGAGAAACGTTCTGCCCAAAAACCCGACTCCAAAGACAGCGGCACGTTCCTATCAGCTGAAAAACGTTCTGCCCAAAAACCCGACTCCAAAGACAGCGGCACGTTCCTATCAGCTGAGAAACGTTCTGCCCAAAAACCCGACTCCAAAGACACCGGCACGTTCCTATCAGGTGAAAAACGTTCAGCCCAAAAACCCGATTCCAAAGACAGCGGCACGTTCCAATCAGCTGAAAAACGTTCTGCCCAAAAACCCGATTCCAAAGACAGCGGCACGTTCCTATCAGCTGAAAAACGTAGGGATCCAGTAGTTGGAAAACGTAGAGATCCAGTAGTTGGAAAACGTAGAGATCCAGTAGTTGGAAAACGTAGGGATCCAGTAGTTGGAAAACGTAGGGATCCGGTAGTTGGAAAACGTAGGGATTCGGTAGTTGGAAAACGTAGATATCCAGTTGTTGGAAAACGTAGGGATCCGGTAGTTGGAAAACGTAGGGATCCGGTAGTTGGAAAACGTAGTTAG